A genome region from Aphelocoma coerulescens isolate FSJ_1873_10779 chromosome Z unlocalized genomic scaffold, UR_Acoe_1.0 ChrZ, whole genome shotgun sequence includes the following:
- the LOC138103817 gene encoding uncharacterized protein, giving the protein MHRLDFKVFLGSAGTGRRQQASEGQRDTGVRVPGYGVADLSRGLNDAALIENSTPCSSPPLEAAAPALAVVTGLPPNPKRQAGRLAATPHGTAPVPSRGAALSGHPHCGASFLFILFCSIRSIHISPSSRCSPFGDTCQKRQPPPGAASRGEGRPSVQPLCRRPARAAVQFPESGQRPERLPPHHPVGAALPAPSRPRGSFSGDSGTGRGSVRLLYRLFGPRGSGHPEGQLTPQPHHTTPHRPVPAIQGSGHPAGQLCFLRLASPLRVVSSPPPNSGEKISGKIFIPSTSLTFPATAEALCRLRSFFQKNNKCLT; this is encoded by the coding sequence ATGCATAGGCTAGATTTTAAGGTATTTCTTGGTTCCGCTGGGACAGGAAGGAGACAGCAGgcgagcgaggggcagcgggacaCAGGCGTCCGGGTTCCCGGGTACGGTGTGGCGGACCTGTCCCGGGGCCTAAACGATGCGGCCTTGATTGAGAACAGCACGCCCTGCTCCTCCCCGCCGCTGGAAGCGGCTGCCCCGGCTCTGGCTGTCGTCACTGGGCTACCCCCTAACCCCAAAAGACAAGCAGGGCGATTAGCGGCGACTCCCCACGGGACCGCGCCTGTCccgtcccgcggtgcagctctcaGTGGCCATCCCCATTGCGGCGCttcatttctatttattttattctgctctATACGTTCTATTCACATTTCGCCCTCCTCTCGGTGCAGCCCTTTTGGCGACACCTGTCAGAAGCGACAGCCACCTCCCGGCGCGGCTTCTCGCGGCGAGGGCCGGCCCTCGGTGCAGCCCCTCtgtcgccgccccgcccgcgccgcggTGCAGTTTCCAGAGTCTGGGCAGCGGCCAGAGCGGCTCCCACCGCACCACCCCGTCGGTGCGGCTCTGCCAGCGCCGTCTCGCCCTCGGGGCAGCTTTTCTGGTGACTCCGGCACCGGCCGCGGCTCAGTTCGGCTCTTGTATCGCCTCTTTGGGccgcggggcagcggccaccccgaGGGGCAGCTCACGCCACAGCCACACCACACAACACCACACCGTCCCGTCCCGGCCATCCAAGGCAGCGGCCACCCCGCGGGGCAGCTCTGTTTCCTCCGCCTCGCCAGCCCCCTTCGTGTAGTCTCTTCACCGCCACCTAACTCCGGGGAGAAAATTTCTGGGAAAATATTTATACCTAGCACATCCCTGACTTTTCCTGCTACTGCAGAAGCCTTATGTAGGCTGAGATCCTTCTTCCAAAAGAACAATAAGTGCCTGACATAA